Genomic window (Manduca sexta isolate Smith_Timp_Sample1 chromosome 26, JHU_Msex_v1.0, whole genome shotgun sequence):
GTTTTATCGTTTGGTTTTCTTTCCTTTCTTCTTTGATTTCACAGCCTTTGCTTtgcctttttcttttttcttcgtacccgatgttttctttttaatatcatCAGAACTACATTGCTGCGAAATGTTTGGCTTGTTCTCAACGAGCTTATCATGTGGTGACTTTGGTGTCACTAATTCTATTTCTAAATCTGTCTTTTTGTCTTTAGTCTCCAATTTTTTCCCGATCTTAAGAATGAACACATCCTTCAAAGGATGAATTTCCTTCTCCATGGCGACGGGCACTGGACAGTTTAAAGGTGtgacattaattattttcctaTCCTTCACGTCGCATGTCCTGTCACATCCGTTATACGTATATTTCAAGTTTGAAGAATAGTTATTATGGGTTTTATCGGGGTTGCAAAGATCTCGCGGCAATTCAAATTGTATTTGATCCCCTGTATTGTAAGGTGTCTCCTCACAAGCACATAATTCTTGAATTTTATCATATTTGCCAATTCTGTCTACTTTGGAACTCTTAGGAAcccttatttttaattcatttgcgTTCATCTTAGTAAATATTTCATCGTATTTTGGAAAGTTATCATGATGGTACTTATAAGGGACTGGTTCATATGAGCGTTTAGAGGACAACGGAGAAAGTTGCGACATCGGACTTCCACGTCTTGACGGTGAATGATGATTACACGGCGGTGTTTTTTTAGTCACGCTACTTTCGTCCAGCAAAATTTTTCCATGATCATCCATTTCTACTTTATGGCACGAGTACATCGTCATACCATTATCTTTTTTTAAGAGGAAAGATGTCCCCTGCGGTTGTGGTGAAGTACAAAATGTAGTAGTAATTTCCTTCCCCAAGAATGACATCCTCGTTGTTACTTGAATAACTCCTATGGAATCTCGATTATCATCATCGCCGCAtgacaaataatacaaatttttggACAGTGGAGTGGACGTAGTGCATACAATATTGTCATTTGGCTGCTGCTCTAACCACTTCGTACAAAGTTCTTCACGCAACGCGATAAATTCTTTCGTATAATCCATACGCGTTTCTCCTATCTTTGTAACGCAGCTTGTGCATGGCGGTTGCTTCGTCAGCTGTATAACTATTTCGAATTCTTTGATACTGCATATTTTGTCGTAAGTCATTGCAAATAACGTGGACTTTCCAACGTTTACTTTGCTGAAATTATCTATTCTTCCGTAAGATGGATCGTACAACACAATAGGCTGTTTTCCTAAAAAAGTCGCAGATATaaccaaattattaaaatcaaaatcaaaacaatCACATTTCATGTGAATCTTGTTTATAATCAATTCAACCAGGAAGAGATGATAGGGAAAATTTACATCTTCTTCCTTTACTGACATCAGATTTTGTTTAGTCTTCTCAATATCTTTAGTCAAACTATTTATAGACTGACGCAAGGCACTGGCTTCATTAGTAAGCGCTCTACtcatatttgtaattttgtctATATTATCGGTTATGTACGGGGAATTTGGATCGGTTGCATTCTTCACTAAGTTATTAAATGTTTCAGCCAGTTTACTAACATTTTCAGTAATGTTTTTTCCTTTAGGCTCAAGCGCCGCAACAGCTTCTACTATTTGTTCTACAGCACGACCAGATTTATTGGGACTTTTTCTTTGAGGTGAACTCGAAAATGAAGTTCTTTTTGCAGATGTTTCACTTTGAAGAGAAATTTCCACTGATGCCTTTGGCTGTGGAGATTTGGAGATTCGGGTCGGACTGCTAGTCAATTGAGGTGAAGGTGTCGATCGATTTGTAACACTTATTGGTGATGCGGGGGGTGGTGTAGTGACTTTGGTTATTGTCGGTGCGGGCATTGACAATTGATCTGTTTGCAATAGTTCCTGAATTGGTGTGGCATCATGATGATCAACTgcttctaaaatattttgcgatctTATGCTCAAATCTTTTTGTGATATGTTACTTGGTTCTCTGGATGTGTTTTGTACTGATGGGATAACTGGAGGTGTAGTTTCTGAGTCTtccattatatttgttttatattataaaaatattgttttaaactattgacaataatttatacattatttttcaaactGATAGGCATGGCCACATAGATAGGTACTTTAGCCAGTTAAAACTAGAAACAGTTCAAAATCTTATctattgttaacaaaaaaaatattatatggaatGCCGATACATACCGTTTTGTATTTGCGCAACTTTTTTGGCAATTTCCCTAACGATTTGGAGTCGCCATTTTTCTGCTTGCTGCAGGTCATTGCATTCTGACGCAAGGTATGGACGTCGCTCTCGTTGACCGCCGGCCTCCTGCACTTGAGCTGCGCGCCATCGCGCTAATGTGGTCCTGGATACATTATAAagcaattttgtttacaatataagCTTAATACtgagtattaaaattaagaatacATTCATAATCCTTAATAGGTATTTGGTAAACTCTTGCCCAACTGTGGCACgtgtttacaataaaacaacaataaatttaaccaccttaaaaatacactaaaaccaaaagtaatttaacattTGCCATATATGTACTGGCTACCAATTTTGGAATTGGTGACTAATTAACATTACTGGCTAAGCTAAATAAAAACATGcacaaatatacataaacaatattaaatttgaatatatagACTCCACCAAACTCAACATGAAACACAATAGAAAACATTACAGGAaagcataattaaaaattttgctttcatgcatattttcaaaaaaaaaatgatggtACCAATTTGGAatttttcaaaagtattttcgaaattggttaataaattattgagttCTGaggtatgaaaataaaaagaattaaataatacacatgAAACTGAGAATCTCATCCTTTTTTAAAGgcagttaaaaattaaaaggttttttaaaaattaacaagaacattaaaaataataaatatctgtcCCACATCTGCTAACATATAGCAGAACCAAGAACACAATAACTTTAAACATCCTATATGGAATTCTGAGCATTGATTTTCATATCAGTAACCTTTTTCGACACTATAAATTGTTAAGTTTAAAGTCTAGACGAATATATCTCAATACTATGTTTCTTTATAATCTGTGTAATGGCAAGTTTAATAAATGACCTTTATTACATTGTTCCAAGAACTGTTATAAGACGTGAGGTATGCAGGAGGCCTGTCTTTGGTGTTACCATGTGTCACACAAATGCAGGGGTTTGTGCACCTCTTCGTCGCCTTGTCAAAACATATAACAAattctttttgaatttggaTTTGTTTGCCTCATCACAAAATGCGTTTTGAAAAACCATGTTTATTATGATGCTAGATTTTGATCCGta
Coding sequences:
- the LOC115447522 gene encoding uncharacterized protein LOC115447522; amino-acid sequence: MEDSETTPPVIPSVQNTSREPSNISQKDLSIRSQNILEAVDHHDATPIQELLQTDQLSMPAPTITKVTTPPPASPISVTNRSTPSPQLTSSPTRISKSPQPKASVEISLQSETSAKRTSFSSSPQRKSPNKSGRAVEQIVEAVAALEPKGKNITENVSKLAETFNNLVKNATDPNSPYITDNIDKITNMSRALTNEASALRQSINSLTKDIEKTKQNLMSVKEEDVNFPYHLFLVELIINKIHMKCDCFDFDFNNLVISATFLGKQPIVLYDPSYGRIDNFSKVNVGKSTLFAMTYDKICSIKEFEIVIQLTKQPPCTSCVTKIGETRMDYTKEFIALREELCTKWLEQQPNDNIVCTTSTPLSKNLYYLSCGDDDNRDSIGVIQVTTRMSFLGKEITTTFCTSPQPQGTSFLLKKDNGMTMYSCHKVEMDDHGKILLDESSVTKKTPPCNHHSPSRRGSPMSQLSPLSSKRSYEPVPYKYHHDNFPKYDEIFTKMNANELKIRVPKSSKVDRIGKYDKIQELCACEETPYNTGDQIQFELPRDLCNPDKTHNNYSSNLKYTYNGCDRTCDVKDRKIINVTPLNCPVPVAMEKEIHPLKDVFILKIGKKLETKDKKTDLEIELVTPKSPHDKLVENKPNISQQCSSDDIKKKTSGTKKKEKGKAKAVKSKKKGKKTKR